The Alligator mississippiensis isolate rAllMis1 chromosome 11, rAllMis1, whole genome shotgun sequence genomic interval CCACCTCAACTCCCATCTCACCAGGATGAGGAGTAGGCTTCATTATGATTTGTGAAGTACCTTTGAGTCCCTGGAGAAAGCTGCTGTCCTGATCCAGAGCCATTGGTAGCAACTGGCTCAGCCTGTGCCTACACACAACCCCATATCAGGTTTAGCTGCCCCTGTCCTCAGAAACTGAGGCCTTCAGTGCTCTTCCAGCTTGACTGGCCTCTATATTCTGCCTTTTCTTCCCCATGGTGCTGGTAACTAGGATCtgtctagtagtagtagtattctTAATATTAATATCCAGGGTAGTAGAGCTAATAATAGCAACAGTAATAACGCTATTACTGCTACTAGTGTTGTTAAATTAATACTAATAGCAACAGTAGTAATAAAATTTTTGCTACTGCTATAATAgaaataatagtagtagtaataataccCAGAGTAGTAGCAGCAATATCAGTATTCCTATTAGCACTGATAATAGCCACAGTAATAAAAAGAGCAATAGTAGTAATAAGAACATTACTACTATGGGCATTAGTGCTAGCATAGCTACTATCATGTGTATAGTATCATAGCATAGCTACTACACTTGGGTGTCTCTTTTAGAGGTGTTGCATCCCACAGAAGATCCCGACCTGCAAACCCAGCTTCAAGGTGACGCTGAGGTCCATGGAGAACCTGGATGGCATTTGGTGTTAGACATAAGAAGCAGCAAACTGCCCTGGATCAGAAGGGGATACGAGTCTAGCTTGTATTTGCACCCATGTGCGTCTACCCTGCCCTGGGTCTTGTCTCTCTTTCTAGTGAGGAGACAAAGGCAGCTTGAGCTGCGGGTGGCTCCTGGTCAGATGAGCAGGGGCTGAGCATTGCACCTTCAAACCAAGCAGTTCCCCCACTCTGCCTTTCCAGCTGGCCCAGTGTCCCAGAAGGTCCtgttatgtctcagctccatgttcgtggggagccctggcacaggacgcagcctgtctgactcacaaagaatttccacccccctcccctcctctccctgaacaagaactgattaggaaagacaatgaagatgcagtgggagacacacctaaagccctccagataaaggagcaactcccctggtctcatttgcatcaaaGATGGAagcagatgacaactcatttaaatgggagatgggacaggaatgcaccttcattagcattcaggatggagaacagaaattCCAAGACAaggactgcagtgaattctgggaccagaaaagcaggggagcactgcataatGGGGGATCTGTGCTCCAAAAGCTAATCAACTCACATTTACACACGCCCACATCAGCACTTATCAGaacaattctaatctggatttacaaaggactttttcatttcccccctcctccccccacacctcattTAACCTGAACTAAGCAGAAGTCAAGTTTactaggcatctcaggccgtatgTTCCCTGGTCCCCTATGGGAGgcttatttaaacttgattgactaaaactcggttgccgggttaagGAATGCtaaggcaagagactgagtctgagggggtatgggcaacatctgaacaatggtaaagggtacatcacagcatccagcccgttggagccctgaccagaaatgctgtcatacttttcctgaaataactggtggaagtcctccccaccaagtttatgaacactccagtAAATCCCTTAAGTCTTTTAACAGACTAAGATCTggaagtcatgctaaactgaggcttgttcacaacaggtaaaaatacaaaaccctgatgctgcaagctatctattgtttctgaagaaacaaggaggtatcccatccagtatatctgctatccataggaatttcaagctggctcctaagtgtctggttactccttaaaaccttgtttttcctggttgttaatcagtttcttgagatgttccaaaccagataacccattgccaagagaaaagacaattatttacacaattaaaagaatgctttgaagaagctgaccCGAGGGTATAACAATCTGTAAAATCAGCAAGcaagtgtgcttcaagagaagaaatctgacaccatctgctgttgttctcaagaagtTGGAAGAActagatcgtctcccttcaaggattgtgctgagaactttacctgtcagcaaacAACCCGAGTGTCTTGGACTGgtgaagtctttgaaaaaattatcaaggctcacatttgtgagagcccagcaggacaaattatgctgaggggaaaccagcaagggttcgtggcaggcagatcgtgcctgaccaatctagtttctttttatgaccaggttacacaacgcctggacacaggaggaggggtggatgtcatatacttagacttcaggaaggccttcgatacggtatcccaccccatactggtgaacaagttaagaggctgtgacttggatgactacacagtccggcgggtggcgaattggctagagggtcgcacccagagagtcatggtggatgggtcggtttcgacctgggagggtgtgggcagtggggtcccgcagggctcggtccttggaccgatactctttaatgtcttcatcagtgacttggacgagggagtcaaatgtactctgtccaagtttgcggatgacacaaagctatggggagatgtggacacgcaggagggcagggaacagctgcaagcagatctggacaggttggacaagtgggcagaaaacaacagaatgcagttcaacaaggagaaatgcaaagtgctgcacctagggaggaaaaatgtccagcacacctacagcctagggaatgacctgctgggtggcatggaagtggaaagggatcttggagtcctagtggactccaagatgaacatgagtcggcagtgtgacgaagccatcagaaaagccaatggcactttatcgtgcatcagcagatgcatgacgaataggtccaaggaggtgatacttcccctccatcaggcgctggtcagaccgcagttggagtactgcgtgcaattctgggcgctgcaattcaagagggatgcggataacctggaaagggtccagagaagggccactcgtatggttaagggcctgcagaccaagccctacgaggagagactagagaaactggaccttttcagcctctgcaagagaaggttgagaggcgaccttgtggctgcctataagttcatcacgggggcacagaagggaattggtgaggttttattcaccaaggcgcccctgggggttataagaaataatggccacaagctagcagagagcagatttagattggatattaggaagaacttgttcacagtttgagtggccaaggtctggaacgggctcccaagggaggtggtgctctcccctaccctgggggtcttcaagaggaggttagatgagcatctagctggggtcatctagacccagcactctttcctgcttatgcagggggtcagacttgatgacctattgaggtcccttccgaccctaacatctatgaatctatggtgagaccccagctctcgctctttTCTCTGtagcatagatttctgaacctgaactgtactagttaagcttgagctaagtttccccaaatacttagtgaaccCAGGGTAGtgttgtaattgtttgtgtttgttttctcttgcatgtctattactactagtaccattatacatttcatatacttacCAATAAagaacttttatagtcaaactggtagtaactggttGTATGTTTCTTTCTctactttccttccccacttgctctgcagcaacacttcttttacctaagccaaagattcCTGTGatgcccagaaatactgtggggtctgctcatcaagaggctaccactactaggacagttaggacaaaagattgggatgtgctgagtttgaaacacataaggggatcagcttgtacaggctgattgacccagtttggctcagatgtgccctaatgaattgaatgctggcccatgagggtgtcagctggacacccagccggattcagagggattctgcttacacgtgtgcttgtgtctgactgcggtttattgttaccttaatgaactgatacCTGGCATATGAGactgtcagcctgtccatgctgatcaacctggccgggtcaggcgtgtcacattaatttgggtgtgtttgtgtgtatgactgatttggtgactggagggaCCCAGCctcattgaaactgagtcctgcaagatagctccagtgggggtgaggacctgcagaagggagagatacagctccgtatggAAACACCagtacacaagcagcacattgatagaattacaaagaccctagaaatgtatccctagtAAATAAGCACACCCTAAGGTgataggcaaatctggtaacaaaccCATCTCTCTGCTCCCACTCAAGGCTgttgggcagggggggtgggggctagggggagcagcagggaatcatggggcactgctgccagagctggggtagGATCCTAGGGTGCTATGCCCAGGTTCTCTCTGGCACCTTGCATTTTATTTGGACAAGCACAAAAGAAGCCAAAGCAAGTTCCTCCACACAAGACATGGTATATTGGGATATTAGTGATCAGGGAACATTCCCTAGACGACATGCTGCATTTCACCCAGACAATGGCCTCATACTCCTTCCACCCTTCCACAGTAGAAGCaggacctgccacaggctgcacctccttccccctgcccttgaCGACCTGCTACTGGGTACTTTGGGTTCTGTGGTGCCTTACAAGGCCCATAGTCTGCATGAAATatttctgcactccagcagcaggaggctgcttGCTTGAATGCAGCCACTTGCAGATGCTGAGTAGGTAAGCATCTACAAGCCCTCCTTGCGCTGCTGGCAGAATTACGGTTGCTCCCAGGTGCTGATGCACTGGTATTTGGCCAGGGAGGAGAAGCTGTGGAAGCTATCCTCACACACAGAGGACTCATGTCTTTTCTCCTTTGTGGATGCATGGGTGTCAGGCCAGATGgaaaattggctgaatctcttcccacactctgagcactggtGTGGCTAgtcccctgtgtggatgtgctggtgaCTGACCAGGCTGGAGGACTGGGTGAATGttgagccaggtgggaggaattGGTAAACCTCTTCCCACACTGAGCACTGATCTGGCTTCTTCCCTGTATGCATCTGCTGGTGTTGTGCCAGATTGGAGGAATGAGTGAAACTCTTTCCACACACAGAGTTCTGATGTGGCTTCCTATTTGTGTGCTCACGCTGGTGTCTGGCCAGGCTGAAGGAGTCGGTGAGCCTCCTCCCACATtgagagcactgatatggcttctttGCTGTGTTGATAGGTTGGTACTGCACCAGGTGGGAGGTCTGGGTGAAGCTCCTCCTACACAGAGCTCTGATgtagcttctctcctgtgtggatgtgGTGGTGCTAGGCCAGGTGGGATGAAATAGTAATGGTCTTCCCACACTTAGGCCACTGATTTGGCTGCTTCCCTGTGTGCATactctggtgtgtggccaggctgaaGGCCTGGGAGAAGTTCTTTCCACACATAGCACTTCTCCCatgtgtggatatgctggtgctgggccaggtaggAGGAActggtaaagctcttcccacacacagagcactgatgtagaTTCTTCCCTGTATGCATGCACTGGTGTCGCACCAAAACAAAGAAAGgggggaagctcttcccacactcagagcactaaTATGGCTTTTCCCCCATATAGATGCACTGGTGTTGTGCCAGATTGAAGGAATAAGTGAAGCTCCTCCCACACACAGAACACAGATGTGGCTTTTCCTCTGTGTGGACATGCTTGTGTCGTGCCAAAGTGGAGGAATGGGTGAAGCTCTTCTCACACAcggagcactgatgtggcttctcccctgtgtggatacgctggtggaTGGCCAGATTGAAGGAACGGGTGAAggtcttcccacacacagagcacttatgtggcttctcccctgtgtggatacgctggtgctgggccagttgGGAGGaacaggtgaagctcttcccacacacagagcactgatgtggtttctcccccGTGTGAATGCGTtggtgtggggccaggtgggaggaacaggtgaagctcttcccacacacagagcactgatgtggcttttcccctgtgtggacaCGTTGATGCCGGGCCAGTTGGGAAGActggatgaagctcttcccacacacagagcagtgatgtggcttttcccctgtgtggatgcgctggtgctgggccaggtgggaggaacaggtgaagctcttcccacacacagagcactgatgtggcttctcccctgtgtggatccgTTGGTgtcgggccaggtgggaggactgggtgaagctcttcccacacacagggcactgatgtggcttctcccctgcatgTATGCGTTGATGCTGGGCCAAGTGGGAGGACcggatgaagctcttcccacacacagagcactgatgtggcttctcccctgcgtGTATGcgttggtgctgggccaggtgggaggaacgggtgaagctcttcccacacacagagcactgatgtggcttctcccctgtgtggatataCTGGTGCCGGGTCAAGCTGGACAAaagagtgaagctcttcccgcatttagggcactgatgtggcttctcccctgtgtgcataTGTTGGTGCGTGGCCAGACAgtaggactgggtgaagctcttcctgcACTCTAGTTTCTTCACTTTGTGGATGCACTGGTTcatggccaggctggaggagtgggtgaaGTCCTCCCCACCCTCAGGGCACCAATGTGGCAGGGCCCGGAGTGAGGGGCAACTAAAGCTTTTCTGGTACTGAGGGTAGGGGTGGGCTGTAGTCCTGGGCTTGGCCTCCTGCTTCCCTCTCAGGCCCTCCCCACTGGCTTGATTCGGACATACGGCCTTTTTCCAGTGGAACTTGGCCTCATGGCTCTTCAGCTCCACAAATCCTTCCATGCGCCTGGGGCTCTCTTTGGCTTCGGTCCTTTCTCCACTCTCACGCCCAAGAGAAGATAGGCCCTGCTTCACTACTATATTCTCCTCCTGCTTTTGGAGCCTCCCCTGGCTCTTGAGCCATTGGTCTTCCTCAGGTCTCAAGGACTCCATCTTGACCAAACTCCCTGGGTAAGTCCAGGGTAGCTCCAGGTTTGCAGGGTCTTTTTCAGGACTTTGCTCCTGAGCTCTGCTTAGCAACCAGGTGCCTCCTGCATGCGGAAGAGAAAATTGAGGTTAGTCCCTTCCCTGATGGCACAGGCCAAACACTGCGATTCCCTCTGTGCAATACCCTCTGTTGTCATGGGCCTTGAGCATGACTTGGCACAAAAGACCTTGGCACTTACGCTTTCTGAAGAGGACAAGGTCTTCCTGCcaaaccccaagtgctggggtTGAGGGAGGGGCACGTCCCTGTGCCGGGCTAACGTTCCCTGCTCAGTGGAGGTCAGAGCCAGACGCTCAGGATTTCTGGCCCAGCTGTCAGCCCCAACCCCTCGGGACCTGCTGGGAGAAGCCACCGTAGGACATGTGTTAGGACACGACCTGAATGGCTTCCTGCTCTAACAGGCCCAAGAGAGCAGAGTTCCCTCAGTTCCAGGTTGACCTGATCAGAAAA includes:
- the LOC132243319 gene encoding zinc finger protein 250-like; the encoded protein is MPGRGGGAEAEQAGRRRRRPGCGETYPVTVSVQGEEVASDRMQRAVVLEEPRAQTADVPLEEAAQRHSPRPRDQPPHGPRVKPLPDPESGARTMKKAHQQPPEEGPANLELLRTSPGRLGERGSLSPERSQLQQGQGKLTKQAETTKLQEAFEDVAVYFTREEWELLEDAQKGLYRDQMLKNWRALVSLGYRGPTPDLIGRIARGQEELWVCDDEDCGDISRTEDLLLGGTWLLSRAQEQSPEKDPANLELPWTYPGSLVKMESLRPEEDQWLKSQGRLQKQEENIVVKQGLSSLGRESGERTEAKESPRRMEGFVELKSHEAKFHWKKAVCPNQASGEGLRGKQEAKPRTTAHPYPQYQKSFSCPSLRALPHWCPEGGEDFTHSSSLAMNQCIHKVKKLECRKSFTQSYCLATHQHMHTGEKPHQCPKCGKSFTLLSSLTRHQYIHTGEKPHQCSVCGKSFTRSSHLAQHQRIHAGEKPHQCSVCGKSFIRSSHLAQHQRIHAGEKPHQCPVCGKSFTQSSHLARHQRIHTGEKPHQCSVCGKSFTCSSHLAQHQRIHTGEKPHHCSVCGKSFIQSSQLARHQRVHTGEKPHQCSVCGKSFTCSSHLAPHQRIHTGEKPHQCSVCGKSFTCSSQLAQHQRIHTGEKPHKCSVCGKTFTRSFNLAIHQRIHTGEKPHQCSVCEKSFTHSSTLARHKHVHTEEKPHLCSVCGRSFTYSFNLAQHQCIYMGEKPY